The uncultured Sphaerochaeta sp. genome includes a window with the following:
- a CDS encoding GntR family transcriptional regulator, producing the protein MTKEEVFEDIQRRILNEEFLPGTWLVERDLVQTYGFSRTPIREIMNRLVMLGLLEVQNNRGYQIREFSFQDVVEIFNARRSIEGSCARFACYSNRKDIPKRIEDLRNKLLDLDIRQDGGLKATDLGDQVHGLLIELADNRYLKEFSSKLSALMKLTRNLTKHQPTIEEHSRVAHLEILDALEKKDATRCEALMDAHLSETCKALANNYVSTLTTYN; encoded by the coding sequence ATGACCAAGGAAGAAGTCTTTGAAGATATACAACGCCGCATTCTCAATGAAGAGTTTCTACCGGGTACATGGCTGGTTGAACGTGATTTGGTGCAAACTTACGGATTTTCAAGGACTCCAATTAGAGAAATAATGAATAGATTGGTGATGCTTGGGTTGCTTGAAGTACAGAATAATAGAGGTTACCAAATCCGAGAATTTTCATTTCAAGATGTAGTTGAAATCTTTAATGCTCGTCGCTCAATTGAGGGGTCTTGTGCTCGTTTTGCTTGTTACTCCAACCGAAAAGATATCCCCAAACGAATTGAAGATCTTAGAAATAAACTTCTTGATCTGGATATCAGACAAGATGGTGGTTTAAAAGCAACTGACTTAGGTGATCAAGTTCATGGGCTACTCATCGAGCTTGCAGATAATAGGTACCTAAAGGAATTCTCTTCAAAACTCTCTGCATTGATGAAGCTGACCCGAAATCTTACCAAGCATCAACCCACTATTGAGGAGCATTCAAGGGTAGCTCACCTCGAAATATTAGATGCACTTGAGAAGAAGGACGCAACTCGTTGTGAAGCATTAATGGATGCTCACCTTAGCGAAACATGTAAGGCGCTTGCAAATAATTACGTTTCGACCTTGACCACCTATAACTAG
- a CDS encoding C4-dicarboxylate TRAP transporter substrate-binding protein: MKKRLLIGIMLVALLMPIMAQGAAEQKGDQEYLLRFGHVLTPEDTFHKQYLEWAKAVSERTDGKLKIEVYPSAQLGVEEDVLEQIRLGSNVGWQTDPARLGNYVKEWGILYMPFFLSGIDDVEQLLDSKVIQGWVDELEEKHQIKVVSYAWVQGFRNVFTNKPGKSPSELRNSLIRTANAPAWLATVNSLGSKAVALAYGELYNGIQTKVVDGCELPYAAAKQLKVYEVADYIVETQHIFQLNVMVVSSAWFNKLPADYQAILIEECNNAGLDASNILLQNAEADRQFMIDQGMTYIPHSDLDVEAFIESGEKAYESLGLAEAKAAVYAELGK, encoded by the coding sequence ATGAAGAAACGATTGCTAATTGGAATTATGTTGGTTGCATTACTGATGCCTATCATGGCACAAGGTGCAGCAGAGCAGAAGGGTGACCAAGAATATTTGCTGAGATTTGGCCACGTACTGACACCGGAAGATACTTTTCACAAACAGTATCTCGAATGGGCAAAGGCTGTCTCTGAAAGGACTGACGGAAAGCTCAAGATTGAAGTCTACCCCAGCGCTCAGCTTGGTGTAGAAGAAGATGTTCTTGAACAGATCAGACTTGGCTCAAATGTTGGTTGGCAGACTGACCCCGCTCGTCTTGGCAACTATGTAAAGGAATGGGGAATTCTGTACATGCCGTTCTTCCTCTCTGGCATCGATGATGTCGAACAACTTCTTGACTCTAAAGTAATTCAAGGTTGGGTAGATGAACTTGAGGAAAAACACCAGATTAAAGTTGTTTCTTATGCTTGGGTTCAGGGATTTAGAAACGTATTCACCAATAAGCCAGGAAAGAGCCCTTCCGAACTTCGTAACAGTTTGATTCGTACAGCTAATGCACCAGCATGGTTGGCTACTGTTAACTCGTTGGGAAGCAAGGCAGTCGCACTCGCTTATGGTGAGTTGTACAATGGCATCCAGACCAAGGTTGTGGATGGTTGTGAACTTCCTTATGCCGCTGCAAAGCAGCTGAAAGTATACGAAGTGGCTGACTATATTGTCGAAACTCAGCATATCTTCCAGCTTAATGTCATGGTTGTTAGTTCTGCTTGGTTCAACAAGTTGCCTGCTGACTATCAAGCAATCTTGATTGAGGAATGTAATAATGCTGGTTTGGATGCATCCAACATTCTTCTTCAGAATGCTGAGGCAGACCGCCAGTTCATGATTGATCAGGGTATGACCTATATCCCTCATAGTGATCTTGATGTTGAAGCTTTCATCGAATCTGGAGAAAAAGCATATGAATCTCTTGGTTTGGCAGAAGCAAAAGCAGCTGTCTACGCTGAACTCGGGAAATAA
- a CDS encoding TRAP transporter large permease codes for MILVLIIFLFFLLVGVPVGFSLGIAGLFYFFQHPELPFATIVQLPISQTQSVTLLAVPLFIFAGSLMNSSGITSRLIKLSMQVAGHMRGGMAQVSVVLSTFMGGCSGSSNADAAMEARILGPEMLSQKYPRGYTAVVIGFTSLITSTIPPGVGMILYGTVGEVSIGRLFTAGIMSGLIMMTAMMLTVAITARIRKFPRAREKRASLKEIASSLKETIWALIFPIVLIGSLRLGLFTPSEVGAFACVYAIIIGFFVYKEMTLASLIETLKEAIRDIGAIMFMISMSAIFAYGIPMDQIPQKLTTFITSFTSSQFVVMGIVFVLYVIFGMFMDGSIVILLLTPILMPIVRTIGIDPVLFGVITSIIVTMGILTPPVGIAMYIVNGILDVKMSEYMKESIPFFIVVILVGILLLAIPDVILFLPNLVYGT; via the coding sequence ATGATCTTGGTACTGATTATATTCTTATTTTTCTTACTCGTAGGGGTACCTGTTGGGTTTTCTCTTGGCATTGCTGGTCTATTTTATTTCTTCCAGCATCCAGAACTCCCCTTCGCTACCATCGTTCAATTGCCAATTTCACAAACACAAAGTGTTACTCTATTAGCAGTTCCACTTTTTATTTTTGCTGGAAGCCTCATGAATAGTAGTGGTATTACCAGCCGACTCATTAAACTTTCCATGCAAGTTGCCGGACATATGCGTGGAGGTATGGCCCAGGTAAGTGTCGTTCTCAGTACATTCATGGGTGGATGTTCTGGGTCGTCCAATGCAGACGCTGCTATGGAAGCACGTATTCTAGGACCTGAGATGCTCTCACAGAAATATCCACGTGGATATACTGCAGTTGTTATTGGTTTTACCAGTCTGATTACATCCACAATTCCTCCAGGGGTTGGTATGATTCTCTACGGGACAGTAGGAGAAGTATCTATTGGACGTCTATTTACAGCTGGTATCATGAGTGGATTAATTATGATGACAGCTATGATGCTCACGGTAGCAATTACTGCCAGAATTCGTAAATTTCCTCGTGCTCGTGAAAAACGCGCATCACTCAAAGAAATAGCATCATCATTGAAAGAGACTATTTGGGCTTTGATCTTCCCAATCGTTCTGATCGGTAGCCTTAGACTTGGCCTATTTACACCTTCTGAAGTCGGTGCATTTGCTTGTGTTTACGCAATAATCATTGGCTTTTTCGTGTATAAGGAAATGACACTTGCATCGCTGATAGAAACCTTGAAGGAAGCAATTCGCGATATCGGGGCAATCATGTTTATGATATCCATGAGTGCAATCTTTGCATACGGGATACCAATGGATCAGATCCCGCAAAAACTGACAACTTTCATAACCAGTTTTACTTCCAGCCAGTTTGTGGTCATGGGAATTGTTTTTGTATTGTATGTAATTTTTGGTATGTTTATGGATGGTTCAATAGTTATTCTCTTGCTTACTCCCATCTTGATGCCAATCGTTCGTACAATCGGCATTGATCCAGTTCTTTTTGGAGTCATCACCAGCATAATTGTAACAATGGGTATCCTGACCCCTCCGGTAGGAATAGCAATGTATATTGTAAACGGAATACTAGATGTAAAAATGTCTGAATATATGAAAGAAAGTATCCCGTTCTTTATCGTAGTTATTCTTGTTGGGATCCTTCTTCTAGCAATTCCGGATGTTATTCTTTTCTTACCCAACTTAGTATATGGCACATAA
- a CDS encoding dihydrodipicolinate synthase family protein, protein MSFKANGIIAAMITPLTDTLQVNEKGLRRLVNYLIDGGVHGLFVVGTSGEFYGFSPEQRKEAFQICIDEARGRVPVYAGVNGITTKEAVEYAQMAEEVKADAISVLTPMFVSVTQGELYNHYASIASSTNLPMLLYNNVGKTNVNIAVETATKLSEISNIVGIKDSSGDFTLTSEYIRNTRENKDQFSVLSGRDTLIHACLAYGGHGAITACANIAPRLMADIYDKYVAGDIEGSLEAQYKIAPIRMAFSLGSYPTILKESLELLGIDAGPCFAPVGPMNQENKVVLKNILADAGLLA, encoded by the coding sequence ATGAGTTTTAAGGCAAATGGAATCATTGCCGCTATGATTACACCGTTGACTGACACACTACAAGTCAACGAGAAAGGATTAAGACGTTTAGTAAACTATCTTATCGACGGTGGCGTACATGGCTTGTTCGTTGTAGGTACATCTGGCGAGTTTTATGGCTTCTCTCCTGAACAGAGAAAAGAAGCATTCCAAATTTGTATAGATGAGGCTAGAGGTAGAGTACCTGTATATGCAGGAGTAAATGGAATTACTACAAAAGAAGCCGTTGAATATGCGCAAATGGCTGAAGAAGTTAAAGCTGATGCAATCAGTGTATTAACACCTATGTTTGTAAGTGTAACGCAGGGAGAACTCTACAATCACTACGCAAGTATAGCTTCTTCCACAAATCTTCCCATGTTGCTCTATAACAATGTTGGAAAGACAAATGTCAATATTGCAGTTGAAACTGCCACAAAGTTATCCGAAATTTCAAATATTGTAGGAATTAAGGATAGCAGCGGTGATTTTACCCTTACAAGTGAATATATCCGTAACACCCGTGAGAATAAAGACCAATTCTCTGTTCTTAGTGGAAGAGATACGCTTATCCATGCATGTCTTGCATACGGTGGTCATGGTGCAATTACAGCTTGTGCAAACATTGCCCCAAGGTTGATGGCAGATATCTATGATAAATATGTGGCTGGAGACATTGAAGGTTCTCTGGAGGCTCAATATAAAATTGCTCCAATTCGAATGGCTTTCAGTCTTGGATCGTACCCTACTATCCTAAAAGAAAGTCTTGAACTGCTAGGAATTGATGCAGGACCTTGTTTTGCTCCTGTAGGGCCTATGAACCAAGAAAACAAGGTCGTTCTTAAAAACATCTTGGCAGATGCCGGACTGCTGGCATAG
- a CDS encoding TRAP transporter small permease subunit yields the protein MKRLAKAYEKFCAIELAFGAVLLISTVFMLTLAAILRTIGFPINWGLDVALLMFTWSVYVGADTALRDDKMVNVEIFQQKISPKAQKVLKLFIYSLILIFLILMVYYGFKLAYSSRNRTFQGIPFMSYTWATLSIPIPCFFMIITTVLKMKALVRENSSAAQSVQNEKQ from the coding sequence ATGAAACGCTTAGCAAAGGCATACGAAAAATTTTGTGCAATTGAGCTTGCTTTCGGGGCAGTCTTACTTATATCGACTGTCTTCATGCTCACATTGGCTGCAATTTTAAGGACTATTGGATTTCCCATCAACTGGGGATTGGACGTAGCATTACTGATGTTTACTTGGTCTGTCTATGTAGGTGCAGACACAGCTTTGAGAGATGATAAAATGGTTAATGTTGAGATCTTTCAACAAAAAATCAGTCCAAAAGCCCAAAAGGTTTTAAAGCTTTTCATCTACTCACTGATTCTCATTTTTCTCATTCTCATGGTCTACTATGGGTTCAAACTTGCCTACTCATCCAGGAATCGTACATTCCAAGGAATTCCTTTTATGAGTTACACGTGGGCAACATTGAGTATTCCCATACCTTGTTTTTTCATGATAATCACGACCGTCTTAAAAATGAAAGCACTCGTAAGAGAGAATTCATCTGCTGCGCAAAGCGTACAGAATGAAAAACAATAA
- the lon gene encoding endopeptidase La, which produces MSEQELMPIEQLLPNNLFILPVTGNPVFPGLFTPLMITDNQDVEIVNQAIKHGGFLGLLLVKEDNDEEEYSEKNLYTIGTVAKIVKKIKLPDGGISIFISTLKRFETKQYYPSGPYLVAEVQYLEDIEDEQEELRAWTRLLLTEMKQLTKNNQLFSEEMRLNMVNIDHPGKLADFIASILNVERKQQQEILETLVVRRRIEKVLVFIKNEQNIAQVQAKIQARVNQKIEKNQRDYFLREELKSIQQELGLSTNPKTELINRLKTKFKNLPLSEEAKETVDREMGRLEGMDPSSPEYSLTRTYLEIISDLPWKEPKPENFSIESARKILERDHYGMKDVKDRILEFLAVRKKKQDTKGSIICLVGPPGVGKTSVGVSIARSLKKEYFRFSVGGMNDESEIKGHRRTYIGAMPGKIIQGLRITKSKNPVFLIDEIDKMGVSYQGDPASALLEVLDPEQNNTFRDTYLDIPFDVSEVLFIVTANTLETIPRPLLDRMEIIQLAGYTSDEKLAIGKKYLVPKSLEKHGLSKSEIRYPSKILRKIADEYAREAGVRNFEKSLHKINRKVALMLTENPEEKLPVTINEKLLYELLGQPIFVEDEILKADRPGMAIGLAWTSMGGDTLIIEAQNTPGKGEIKLTGQLGEVMQESVSLAYTWVKAHALERKIDPSWFEHNSIHLHVPEGATPKDGPSAGITMTVALYSLVTNQVIAPDLAMTGELSLKGKVMPIGGLKEKVLAARRNKIKDIIIPQFNKRDLDKLDEQVTQGVNFHLVGSIEEVLALAFPDDEKREAMQPILMPSSSSDAETISKAVALAVREALRER; this is translated from the coding sequence ATGTCTGAACAGGAACTGATGCCGATTGAGCAACTGCTTCCCAATAACCTATTCATACTCCCGGTTACTGGTAATCCGGTTTTCCCAGGACTATTCACCCCGTTGATGATCACAGACAACCAAGATGTCGAAATCGTCAACCAGGCTATAAAGCACGGTGGCTTCCTTGGACTTCTGCTTGTCAAAGAAGACAATGACGAAGAAGAGTACTCAGAGAAAAATCTCTATACGATAGGGACCGTTGCCAAAATCGTTAAGAAAATCAAACTCCCCGATGGAGGAATCAGTATCTTCATCTCAACGCTGAAGCGTTTTGAGACCAAACAGTACTATCCCAGCGGTCCGTATCTGGTCGCAGAGGTTCAGTACCTTGAGGATATCGAAGATGAGCAGGAAGAGCTCCGTGCATGGACTCGTCTCTTGCTTACGGAAATGAAACAACTGACCAAGAACAACCAACTCTTCAGTGAAGAGATGCGGCTTAACATGGTCAATATCGACCATCCAGGAAAATTGGCGGATTTTATTGCCAGTATCCTGAATGTAGAGAGGAAACAACAACAGGAAATTCTCGAGACCCTGGTGGTACGGCGACGTATCGAAAAAGTTTTGGTATTTATCAAGAACGAGCAAAATATCGCCCAAGTCCAGGCCAAGATCCAGGCAAGGGTGAACCAGAAGATTGAGAAGAACCAACGGGATTATTTCCTCCGTGAGGAGCTGAAGTCCATCCAACAGGAATTGGGACTCTCCACAAACCCCAAGACCGAGCTAATCAACCGATTGAAGACAAAATTCAAGAACCTTCCCCTATCCGAAGAGGCGAAGGAGACCGTTGACCGTGAAATGGGGCGACTTGAAGGAATGGATCCCTCCAGTCCTGAGTATTCACTCACCAGGACCTACCTGGAGATTATAAGTGACCTTCCCTGGAAGGAACCAAAACCTGAGAACTTCAGCATTGAAAGTGCCAGGAAAATCCTTGAGCGTGACCATTACGGCATGAAGGACGTAAAGGATCGTATCCTTGAGTTCCTCGCTGTTAGAAAGAAAAAACAGGACACCAAGGGTTCAATCATCTGTCTTGTTGGCCCTCCAGGAGTCGGTAAGACCAGTGTGGGAGTTTCCATCGCCAGATCTCTGAAAAAGGAATATTTCCGTTTTTCAGTCGGTGGTATGAATGACGAGAGTGAGATCAAGGGACACAGAAGAACCTATATCGGTGCCATGCCCGGTAAGATCATCCAAGGCCTAAGAATCACCAAGAGTAAGAACCCCGTTTTCTTGATCGATGAGATCGACAAGATGGGTGTCTCCTATCAGGGTGATCCTGCAAGTGCGCTGCTTGAGGTGCTTGACCCGGAGCAGAATAATACATTCAGGGACACATACCTGGATATTCCTTTCGATGTCAGTGAAGTACTGTTCATTGTTACAGCCAATACCCTGGAGACGATACCCCGTCCCCTGCTTGACCGTATGGAAATCATCCAGCTTGCTGGATACACCAGTGACGAGAAACTGGCCATAGGAAAGAAGTACCTGGTACCAAAATCCTTGGAGAAACATGGATTGAGCAAAAGTGAGATTCGATATCCATCAAAGATTCTCAGAAAGATTGCTGATGAGTATGCACGAGAGGCAGGGGTCAGAAACTTCGAGAAGTCCCTGCATAAGATCAACCGAAAGGTTGCGCTTATGCTTACGGAGAATCCTGAAGAGAAACTCCCTGTGACCATAAACGAGAAATTGTTGTATGAGCTGCTTGGCCAACCTATCTTTGTTGAGGATGAAATACTCAAGGCAGACAGACCAGGAATGGCTATCGGCCTCGCTTGGACCAGTATGGGTGGGGATACCCTGATCATCGAAGCACAGAATACCCCCGGCAAGGGAGAGATAAAACTCACCGGCCAACTTGGGGAAGTCATGCAGGAATCAGTCAGCCTTGCCTATACCTGGGTGAAAGCCCATGCCCTGGAGAGAAAGATCGATCCCAGCTGGTTTGAGCATAACTCGATCCATCTTCATGTACCGGAGGGAGCCACCCCGAAAGATGGCCCATCGGCTGGTATTACCATGACTGTTGCGCTCTACTCCTTGGTGACAAACCAAGTCATTGCCCCTGATCTGGCCATGACCGGTGAATTGAGCCTGAAGGGAAAAGTAATGCCGATTGGAGGATTGAAGGAGAAGGTCCTCGCTGCAAGACGAAACAAGATCAAGGACATCATCATCCCACAGTTCAACAAGCGTGATCTGGACAAACTGGATGAACAGGTGACCCAAGGTGTCAACTTCCATCTTGTAGGAAGCATTGAAGAAGTGCTGGCACTCGCTTTCCCTGATGATGAAAAGCGAGAAGCCATGCAGCCAATCCTCATGCCCTCAAGCTCCAGCGATGCAGAGACGATCAGCAAGGCAGTAGCCCTTGCCGTGAGGGAGGCATTGCGTGAGCGTTGA
- a CDS encoding queuosine precursor transporter, translating into METQTTALDKKEFFLFALYITGMIVVNTVGSKIISLFGVRVSVGIFFMPVLFLVTDIVGEVKGHQHASIFVRYSIFMLVILFVVTGLFVQIKPHETWDLQTQYQQIFGMSMRMSLASLISFAISQTIDISIFLQFKKLNKGKMLWLRNNLSTMTSQFIDTVIFMFIAFYQLTPKFTAAYVFSLIIPYWLFKVLFALIDTPLCYLGVKWMAKQK; encoded by the coding sequence ATGGAAACACAGACAACAGCATTGGACAAAAAAGAGTTCTTTCTCTTTGCCCTGTACATCACAGGAATGATCGTAGTTAACACCGTTGGAAGCAAGATTATCAGCCTGTTTGGCGTACGTGTATCGGTAGGAATCTTTTTCATGCCTGTGCTCTTCTTGGTTACCGATATTGTAGGAGAGGTAAAAGGTCACCAGCATGCCTCAATCTTCGTGAGGTACTCCATCTTCATGTTGGTTATCCTATTTGTGGTTACAGGCTTGTTTGTCCAGATCAAACCACATGAGACATGGGACCTACAGACGCAGTATCAACAAATTTTTGGTATGAGTATGCGTATGAGCCTGGCAAGCCTTATCAGCTTTGCCATCAGCCAGACAATTGACATCTCAATCTTCCTACAATTCAAAAAACTGAATAAGGGAAAGATGCTCTGGCTCAGGAACAATCTCAGTACAATGACCAGCCAGTTCATTGATACCGTTATCTTTATGTTCATTGCCTTCTACCAGCTCACACCCAAGTTTACAGCCGCTTATGTGTTCTCCCTGATCATCCCCTATTGGCTCTTTAAGGTACTCTTTGCTCTTATCGACACCCCTCTCTGTTATCTTGGGGTAAAATGGATGGCAAAACAGAAGTAG
- a CDS encoding PIG-L family deacetylase: MGQKDILVISAHAADYCTRAGGTLITYANMGYSIHIIALTCGTHGESAGYWKTNPTGTYEECASIRKQESTEAAKKIGATIEFLDWDDYPLTIDATRTRFLISRILEIRPEIIFTHFTTDPTNPDHAITGNAVVMACNSASQLGALPDTKAQYYPNIYFFEPTVPMSEFNQFSPDFYIDVSSVHEEKIEAIKQFACQPQLKDFYIHFARHRAFQARVWTKLDIEYAEGFKRFSPYVGTQLPISERK; this comes from the coding sequence ATGGGCCAAAAAGATATTCTCGTTATTAGTGCACACGCTGCAGATTATTGTACAAGAGCTGGCGGAACATTAATCACATATGCTAATATGGGTTATTCAATACACATCATCGCTTTAACGTGCGGTACCCATGGCGAGTCTGCAGGATATTGGAAGACAAATCCAACTGGTACGTATGAAGAATGTGCATCTATTCGGAAACAAGAATCAACAGAGGCTGCCAAGAAAATTGGTGCTACGATTGAATTTCTTGATTGGGATGACTACCCGCTAACTATTGATGCAACGCGTACTCGATTCTTAATCTCTCGTATTCTGGAAATTAGACCAGAAATCATCTTCACTCACTTTACAACTGACCCAACCAATCCAGACCATGCTATAACCGGAAACGCAGTAGTTATGGCATGCAACAGTGCGTCTCAACTAGGTGCCTTACCAGATACAAAAGCACAATACTATCCCAATATTTATTTCTTCGAACCAACAGTCCCTATGAGTGAATTCAATCAATTTTCTCCAGATTTTTATATTGATGTGAGCAGCGTACATGAAGAAAAAATTGAAGCAATTAAACAATTTGCATGCCAACCCCAGCTAAAGGATTTTTATATTCATTTCGCGCGTCATCGAGCATTTCAAGCTAGGGTATGGACCAAACTTGACATAGAATACGCCGAAGGATTCAAACGATTCTCTCCATATGTAGGTACACAATTACCAATTTCAGAAAGAAAATAG
- a CDS encoding ribulose-phosphate 3-epimerase yields MKKLLCPSIMNLDTENLKEEVLRLDKAGVDIFHLDLMDGDFVPNFGMSLAEMAVVRRHTNKLLDVHMMVKDPIRYIQLMADTGIDIIYIHPEADPQPALTLQRIKDLGKKAGVVINPGTSLESIRALYPLIDYLMLMTVNPGFCGQLFLPWLENKIEQAVKEREPWGFPIVIDGGVDKHIMSRLSAKGVEGYVLGRLILFDQEETDYTKLISWMRTI; encoded by the coding sequence ATGAAAAAACTACTCTGCCCTTCTATCATGAATTTGGACACAGAAAATCTTAAGGAAGAAGTACTCCGTCTTGATAAAGCTGGAGTAGACATTTTTCATCTTGACTTAATGGATGGCGATTTTGTACCAAATTTTGGAATGAGTCTTGCAGAAATGGCTGTGGTTAGGCGCCATACCAACAAGCTTCTTGATGTACATATGATGGTAAAAGATCCCATTCGATATATTCAACTCATGGCCGACACGGGAATAGATATCATATATATTCACCCAGAAGCTGACCCACAGCCCGCCCTTACCCTGCAAAGAATCAAGGATCTTGGGAAGAAAGCAGGAGTTGTGATTAATCCAGGCACTTCACTTGAATCAATCAGAGCGTTATACCCTCTCATTGATTATCTTATGCTGATGACTGTCAATCCGGGTTTTTGCGGCCAACTCTTTTTGCCTTGGCTGGAAAATAAAATTGAGCAAGCAGTAAAAGAACGTGAGCCATGGGGATTCCCAATTGTTATCGACGGTGGCGTTGACAAGCATATTATGAGCAGATTAAGCGCAAAAGGAGTCGAAGGATATGTTCTTGGTCGTCTCATTTTGTTTGACCAGGAGGAGACAGACTATACCAAACTCATCTCTTGGATGAGAACGATATAG
- a CDS encoding aldo/keto reductase: MKYKPLGNTGIDISMISMGGHEYLPNHKSRGFNEDFEKAITPGYIFPGFGGENRKKILSSAYELGINFYDVTHDSEKEALGRNLQELPPPFPVYIQTRPEGFCYTYDENNKKMADYATLKAEAERILKLLQRDTIDFFNLAFMKSALENDDEYLHKISYNVSQLKKEGLIRYACADTFSGESTYLKQIATGSFDVVYINFNFADHQATKKVLKEAAKANMGVVAREAFMKGALFEMAKEANIDDKTLLAHAAMKWVFSFDEVTTIVYGTGKVSHLEDSVSILDNLSMSEDELDLIHRIKDTSLFKEYESAKNKEFLQ; this comes from the coding sequence ATGAAATATAAACCACTTGGAAATACAGGAATAGACATTTCCATGATCTCAATGGGAGGTCATGAATATCTTCCAAACCATAAATCCAGAGGATTCAATGAAGATTTTGAGAAAGCAATTACACCTGGGTATATCTTTCCAGGGTTTGGAGGTGAGAATCGCAAAAAAATCCTTTCTTCTGCATATGAGTTAGGTATTAATTTCTATGACGTGACACATGATTCAGAAAAGGAAGCTTTAGGCCGTAATCTACAAGAGCTGCCACCACCCTTTCCTGTGTACATACAAACACGTCCAGAAGGCTTTTGCTATACATATGATGAAAACAACAAGAAGATGGCAGATTACGCAACCTTGAAAGCTGAAGCAGAGAGAATCCTCAAGCTCTTGCAAAGAGACACAATCGATTTCTTTAATCTTGCATTTATGAAGAGTGCTCTTGAGAATGATGATGAATATTTGCACAAAATTTCTTACAACGTATCACAGCTAAAAAAAGAAGGGCTTATTCGTTATGCGTGTGCTGATACATTCAGTGGCGAAAGCACATATCTAAAACAGATAGCAACAGGATCCTTTGACGTAGTTTATATCAATTTTAATTTTGCAGATCATCAAGCAACAAAAAAGGTTCTTAAAGAGGCAGCAAAGGCAAACATGGGTGTGGTCGCACGAGAGGCTTTTATGAAGGGAGCCCTTTTCGAAATGGCAAAAGAAGCCAATATTGATGATAAAACGCTTCTTGCTCATGCAGCAATGAAATGGGTATTCTCATTTGATGAAGTGACAACAATAGTATACGGTACTGGGAAAGTCTCTCACCTCGAAGACTCTGTCTCAATATTGGATAACCTCTCAATGAGTGAAGATGAGTTGGATCTTATACATAGGATAAAGGACACATCTTTATTCAAAGAATATGAATCGGCAAAAAATAAAGAATTCTTGCAATAA
- a CDS encoding SDR family NAD(P)-dependent oxidoreductase — MMRLTNKTVLITGGTRGIGKAMTYQFAAEGARIALLVRRDVDEFVQELQSLGYSVIAIRTDITDYDQVNQAINTVIEKFGTIDILVNNAATIARGNVLEMTMEQWKEVMDVNLNAAFYCCKAIIPHFIENGKGNIINMSSVAAKCGDITAAPVYGTSKGALTTLTRSLARQLACHAIRVNAIAPHAIVTEMSGQWSEDKRKQVVSSIPMGRMGSVDEVAMTALFLATDEAPFITGETININGGYLMD; from the coding sequence ATGATGCGTTTGACAAATAAAACCGTTCTGATCACTGGGGGTACGAGAGGTATAGGGAAGGCAATGACATATCAATTTGCGGCAGAAGGCGCAAGAATTGCTCTGCTTGTACGTAGAGATGTAGATGAATTCGTACAGGAATTACAATCCTTGGGCTATTCAGTAATAGCCATCAGAACCGATATCACAGATTATGATCAGGTCAATCAGGCGATTAATACCGTGATTGAAAAGTTTGGCACAATAGATATTCTGGTTAATAACGCAGCAACAATTGCCCGTGGTAATGTACTTGAGATGACCATGGAACAATGGAAAGAGGTCATGGATGTGAATCTGAATGCGGCGTTTTATTGCTGCAAAGCGATTATTCCACATTTTATTGAGAATGGGAAAGGAAATATCATCAATATGTCCTCAGTTGCAGCAAAATGTGGTGATATCACAGCTGCTCCTGTCTATGGAACTTCAAAAGGAGCCCTCACAACCTTGACTAGATCCTTGGCTCGTCAATTGGCTTGTCATGCTATCCGTGTAAATGCTATTGCTCCTCATGCAATAGTAACAGAAATGAGCGGACAATGGTCGGAGGATAAGCGTAAACAGGTAGTTTCTTCGATACCTATGGGAAGAATGGGGAGTGTTGATGAGGTTGCCATGACGGCACTTTTCCTCGCAACTGATGAAGCTCCTTTCATTACTGGGGAGACTATTAACATCAACGGTGGTTATCTCATGGATTAA